In Brevinema andersonii, the following are encoded in one genomic region:
- the xerA gene encoding site-specific tyrosine recombinase/integron integrase, producing the protein MTQQTRGFINRLRYEKQAAANTIQAYKRDLHDFEQFLKNKQPTDATEKDIINYIFSLHEKNLHPHTISRKISCLKSFYKDLIRLELLQDNPTKNIDSPKKRNTLPKTISETEIETMCNYLNNSNYFTNMRNNCIIEMLYSCGMRVSELCTLTTAQLNMEEDFIRILGKGNKERLVPIGSRLKETLFEYLVARDSFLDGKNSDFVFISRHKKAISRGYIWNFIKKLSIKLNITAIHPHMIRHAFASHMLANGADLRVIQELLGHENLSTTELYTHIEKKALYESIMNHPLANGSFE; encoded by the coding sequence ATGACACAGCAAACTAGAGGATTTATTAACAGGCTGCGCTATGAAAAACAAGCAGCAGCAAATACCATCCAAGCTTATAAACGAGACCTACATGACTTTGAACAATTTCTCAAGAATAAACAGCCTACGGATGCCACAGAAAAAGATATTATCAATTATATTTTTTCTCTACATGAAAAAAATCTGCACCCTCACACAATTAGCAGAAAAATTTCATGCTTGAAGTCGTTTTACAAAGACTTAATAAGACTAGAACTGCTTCAGGACAATCCCACAAAAAATATCGATTCTCCAAAAAAGCGAAATACCCTCCCCAAAACAATAAGCGAAACCGAAATAGAAACAATGTGCAACTACTTAAATAACAGTAATTATTTCACCAATATGCGAAACAACTGCATTATTGAAATGCTTTATTCTTGCGGTATGCGGGTCAGTGAATTATGCACTTTAACTACGGCTCAACTAAATATGGAGGAAGATTTTATCAGAATTCTCGGTAAGGGAAACAAAGAACGGCTCGTCCCGATCGGAAGCCGACTAAAAGAAACTTTATTTGAGTACTTAGTAGCACGCGACAGTTTTCTCGACGGCAAAAATTCGGATTTTGTATTTATCTCACGCCATAAAAAAGCAATCTCACGCGGTTATATTTGGAACTTTATCAAAAAATTATCGATAAAACTAAATATCACTGCTATACATCCCCATATGATCCGACATGCTTTTGCATCGCACATGTTGGCAAATGGTGCTGATTTACGGGTCATTCAAGAACTTTTAGGACATGAAAATCTGAGTACTACTGAATTATACACACACATCGAAAAAAAGGCCCTTTACGAATCAATTATGAATCATCCTTTAGCTAACGGATCCTTTGAGTAA
- a CDS encoding flagellar hook-basal body protein: MVKGLYTGASGMLVLQESMNSIAQNLSNVNTDGYKRETAVLKAFPEMLARRVNDDGQVKFPLGSFDKAPIAGKIGTGVEYNEAFVRFEQGSLMETGSEFDFALEGDGFFTLETPNGIRYSRNGSFTISSDGYVVDSHGNYLIGEQGRIQVARNNFKVDKQANITTNADIAFDEFTSITSNDWQSEISLGKLKLVDFKHKRYLVREGNHLYAETKFSGVPRDLENPKVLQGFLEKSTVQPVDEMVRMIEVQRLYEANQKVIQTQDELVGHAVNRVMKGN; the protein is encoded by the coding sequence ATGGTCAAGGGATTGTATACGGGTGCCAGCGGAATGCTAGTTTTGCAGGAGTCGATGAACTCAATTGCACAGAACTTGTCGAATGTTAACACCGATGGTTATAAGCGTGAAACAGCTGTTTTGAAAGCTTTTCCAGAAATGTTAGCACGCCGGGTCAATGACGATGGCCAAGTAAAGTTTCCATTAGGGTCTTTCGATAAGGCACCGATCGCCGGAAAGATCGGTACGGGTGTTGAGTATAACGAAGCTTTTGTGCGTTTTGAGCAGGGTAGTTTGATGGAAACAGGATCAGAATTTGATTTTGCGCTAGAAGGTGACGGGTTTTTTACGCTCGAAACTCCCAATGGTATCCGCTACAGCCGCAATGGCTCATTTACGATCAGCAGTGATGGATATGTGGTGGACAGTCATGGCAATTACCTCATTGGTGAGCAGGGGCGTATTCAAGTGGCACGTAATAATTTTAAAGTAGATAAGCAGGCTAATATTACGACAAATGCTGATATTGCGTTTGATGAATTTACATCGATAACGAGCAATGACTGGCAGTCTGAGATTTCATTGGGCAAGTTGAAATTAGTTGACTTTAAACATAAACGTTACCTTGTACGGGAAGGAAATCATCTCTACGCTGAAACCAAATTTTCTGGGGTTCCTCGTGATTTAGAAAATCCCAAAGTTCTGCAGGGCTTTTTGGAAAAATCTACAGTACAACCAGTCGACGAAATGGTACGTATGATTGAAGTACAGCGTCTTTACGAAGCCAATCAAAAGGTAATTCAAACTCAGGATGAACTAGTAGGGCATGCTGTAAATCGAGTAATGAAAGGTAATTAA
- the flgG gene encoding flagellar basal-body rod protein FlgG produces MMRSLWTAASGMTGEQFHIDTIANNLANINTTGFKRTRAEFEDLLYQTQRLAGTPATEITQYPTGIQTGLGVKVSGTQKFYTQGSLQQTGNVLDVAIEDEGFFAVRMPDGSTAYTRDGTFKIDSNRQIVTSQGFRLLPEIVLPDNFEITSLTITPAGEVTVKVAGEDDARTIGEITTHRFINPAGLTNIGENLVKVSPASGPAVEGMPSSRGFGALRQSFLEMSNVSAITEMVDMIVAQRAYEFNSRAIQTSDNMLGSAVALKR; encoded by the coding sequence ATGATGCGTTCTTTGTGGACCGCCGCGTCAGGAATGACCGGGGAACAATTTCATATCGACACCATTGCAAATAACTTGGCAAATATTAATACAACAGGCTTCAAGCGTACCCGTGCTGAATTTGAGGACTTGCTGTATCAAACACAGCGTTTAGCTGGCACCCCTGCAACCGAAATCACTCAATATCCTACTGGCATTCAAACTGGTTTGGGTGTGAAGGTTTCGGGCACTCAGAAATTTTATACCCAAGGTAGCTTGCAGCAAACCGGAAATGTACTGGATGTAGCTATCGAGGATGAAGGTTTTTTTGCGGTGCGTATGCCTGACGGTTCTACGGCTTATACGCGCGACGGGACTTTTAAAATTGATTCGAATCGGCAGATTGTTACATCTCAAGGTTTTCGATTGCTTCCTGAAATTGTTCTGCCAGATAATTTTGAAATAACATCACTGACGATTACGCCAGCAGGTGAAGTTACTGTGAAAGTAGCAGGAGAGGATGATGCCCGGACGATTGGTGAAATCACTACGCATCGCTTTATTAACCCAGCTGGACTCACCAATATCGGTGAAAATCTTGTAAAAGTCAGTCCGGCATCAGGACCAGCAGTTGAAGGAATGCCTTCCAGTCGCGGTTTTGGGGCTCTCAGGCAGAGTTTTTTAGAAATGTCGAATGTTTCGGCAATTACAGAAATGGTAGATATGATTGTTGCTCAGCGTGCTTATGAATTTAATTCTCGAGCTATTCAAACCAGTGATAATATGTTAGGCTCAGCTGTTGCACTGAAAAGATAA
- a CDS encoding DUF721 domain-containing protein — protein sequence MKKMPTHSLRGLLQAAQSRIPAQIRTAAELRQLWQEIVGPTIAQKSQVAEYKYGNLLIWVDSAEWQTELTMLKGTILEKIPARFKVRDMRFVLLKNKNLAPKIQKKSQLPSFTPISEEECQAVQAQIAEKNLDTELSQILYRFLCLCRTKKT from the coding sequence ATGAAAAAAATGCCGACACATTCGCTACGTGGCCTGCTGCAAGCAGCTCAATCAAGGATTCCAGCACAAATTCGGACAGCAGCAGAACTTCGGCAGCTTTGGCAAGAAATTGTCGGACCAACTATTGCTCAAAAATCGCAAGTTGCAGAATACAAATATGGAAATTTGTTGATTTGGGTAGACTCTGCCGAGTGGCAAACTGAACTCACTATGCTAAAAGGAACCATTTTAGAGAAAATTCCTGCGCGCTTTAAGGTACGGGATATGCGCTTTGTACTCCTTAAAAATAAAAATCTTGCTCCCAAAATTCAAAAAAAATCTCAATTGCCTTCTTTTACGCCCATATCAGAGGAAGAGTGTCAAGCCGTTCAGGCACAAATTGCCGAAAAAAACTTAGATACAGAATTATCTCAAATTCTTTATCGATTTCTCTGCCTATGCCGAACAAAAAAAACTTAA
- a CDS encoding adenine nucleotide alpha hydrolase family protein, whose translation MASAVVLTSSGLDSLLTIKLMQQTKINIKVVHFDIGLTYDKPILAGQRISKYHGLEYLVKNSIEITKFDIAKEFYSEVFAKKGYSNVNACLEYQIFLLKKAREYMKDIKADFIVTGDVLNQRPNIQSRQSLLFSDIEAEVEGLVFRPLSATLLPETIAQTKFKLPAVYDFEGFDERREKLAQQLGIYEYPKEYRGENNEIDMGRKAFEIFEKGFKLNTAHLNRLGAHLNFEEKARLIIGRTPFESKYLQLFYKKMLPVNGTAFAVKEPRYYFGFLYGENISPIHAQKAPGIFTGMIEPLDQPKIVCFYDKDYSFFGSKKIEPIPFAEYSEYIHKELSNEFSCPLFTQFPHHD comes from the coding sequence ATGGCTTCAGCAGTGGTGCTGACGTCAAGCGGGCTTGATTCCCTTTTGACCATCAAATTAATGCAGCAAACCAAAATAAATATAAAAGTTGTCCATTTTGATATAGGCTTGACGTATGATAAACCCATTCTAGCTGGTCAGCGGATTTCGAAATACCATGGTTTGGAATATTTGGTAAAAAACAGCATTGAAATTACAAAATTCGATATCGCTAAGGAATTCTATTCGGAAGTGTTTGCAAAAAAGGGGTACTCTAATGTTAATGCATGTCTGGAATACCAGATCTTTCTATTGAAAAAAGCCCGTGAATACATGAAAGACATTAAAGCCGATTTTATTGTTACCGGTGATGTTTTGAACCAACGACCGAACATCCAAAGCAGACAATCTCTGCTTTTCTCAGACATCGAAGCCGAAGTAGAAGGGTTAGTTTTTCGGCCTTTATCAGCAACCTTGCTTCCTGAAACTATTGCCCAAACAAAATTTAAACTTCCTGCTGTATATGATTTTGAAGGTTTTGATGAACGACGGGAAAAACTTGCACAACAGTTAGGTATTTACGAGTATCCAAAAGAATATCGTGGAGAAAATAATGAAATAGATATGGGACGTAAAGCTTTTGAGATTTTTGAGAAAGGATTTAAACTGAATACTGCACATCTAAATCGCCTCGGAGCACATTTGAACTTCGAAGAAAAAGCACGGCTCATTATCGGTAGAACACCTTTTGAAAGCAAATATTTACAATTATTCTACAAAAAAATGCTTCCGGTTAACGGGACTGCATTTGCGGTAAAAGAACCACGCTATTATTTTGGATTTTTATATGGCGAAAATATCTCTCCAATCCATGCCCAAAAAGCTCCTGGAATTTTTACCGGCATGATTGAACCGCTTGATCAGCCTAAAATTGTATGTTTTTATGACAAAGATTATTCTTTTTTCGGTTCGAAAAAAATAGAACCTATACCATTTGCTGAATATTCAGAATATATCCATAAAGAATTATCTAACGAATTTTCTTGTCCGCTTTTTACACAATTTCCTCATCATGATTAA